ttgatcaggccccgacttgtgtcccagcagcaaccgctcatggatcagccatcttagtaaccactctgcaggAGTTGGAAGACTCTAGTGCATGGAGGGACTGGGCTAAGTGGGGTGAatcctggccgggctcctcctgtgTCTCACCAGGTTCGAGGCCTGTGCGCTGCAACTCTTTCACCTTCTCTGAgtatttcattctcgcctgatggatttttaggccacggtggttcattaggcctttccgtagctttattAGTCATTTTAAATTGATTCAAATGTAGAAATCTggacattttaatttaaaatatttctccTTTATTTTATAAAACAGGGATGTTTTAAGCTGGATCTGGAGAGGGTGGCGTTGAAATGTggcgttggtcaggccacatttggaatattgtgagcaattttgggcaccatatctgaggaaggatgtgctggctctggagagggtccagaggaggtttacaagaatgagtccAGGATGAGTACGttaaacctatgatgagcatttactAGCCTGTACTCGCCGGAGATTGgaaaaatgagggggaacctcattaaaacgtactggatagtgaaaggcttggtttgagtggatgtggagaggatgtttccactagttgaagagtctcggaccagaggtcatagcctcagaattaaagggcattcctttaggaaggagatgaggaggaatttatttagtcagagggtggtgaatctgtggaattctttgccacaaaaggctgtggaggacaagtcaatggatatttttaaaacagaaatagatagattcttgattagtacaagtgtcagaggttatgggcagaaggcagaagaatggggttaggagggagggataggtcagccatgattgaatggcgtagtagatgatggccgaaaggcctaaatttgctcctatcacttatgactagagccaggattttgccataaatgccatgtgcctttccaTGCCTTTTTCTGATGATTTCACCaaaataatgcctttttcacaatcaTGTGCCTAAATCTGCCTTTTTTTGCTGTTTTcctaaaaggttgtgctattttctctagttgtaccatgattgcaatgatgttttctatgttaacacgctaatattaatgttattattaacgtgttaatatagtataaattacaagaacatttccaccaccggggTGAATCCGAGGGTGCCACTGTCGGTTGTTCATTTGTtcctgccgctgcccgctggttcagtctcctCCAAGATCTATTAAgaaagatgcagatgctggaaaaatcgaaggtagacagaaagtgctggagaaactcaacggatgaggcagcatctatggatagaaggaataggcgatgtttcgggtcgagacccttcttcagactgatgtggggaggggggggtgggaaaaattagggaagaggcggagacagtaggactagaaggagagctgggaagggggaggagggagaagccaagggctatctaaaattagagaagtcaatgttgataccactggggtatagactacccaagcgaaatacccaagcttgtctcctcactacatttactgctggctccagttgcAAATCGGAGTTTTCGAgcgatctgtgcaaggcattcattgatgctggaattccaccgtggaaattggaaaacaaatctctcagagatctttagagaaatacacagaggaacatagaccaagcgagtcatcattacggaaaaattatgttgacagtaacttcaacattgttgtctagaaaattagagatgaagttgcatgcaacaaaatatggatctcaataaatgagacaaccgatgctgtggggagataagttgccaatgtggtcattggtacactggaggcaggacaaccatcaaaggagtatttgttgacattggaaatattggagaaatcaaaaagctcaactattgctcagttgtttacatcttcacttgctgtactttggccagaaggtataaaacacgagaatgttcttttgtttgtgactgatgcagccccgtacatgaaaaaagctgctcgtgctcttaaagttttattccccaaaatctTGCATTTGatatgcttagctcaaggacttcatagatttgccaagcacatacgtagcttgtttccaatgtcaagaaaatcttcctcaaagcaccgtcacgtgtgcagttgttcaaggaaatggcacccgaaaTTCCGCTACCGCCTCAGCAGGTTTTAAATAGGTGggatacatggctctctgctgtactctactatgctgcaaaagataaaataaatcgtcaactgttttgaagaagaagaatctgctgcagtcaggatcatcagtgaaatcgtgcagaaaaagttcctccaccgcgatcttgtatttattgtttccaattttgcaaacttcccacaagctatcacttcccttgagaaaagtggtgaaacattagtgaataacttgcaggctttcaacaaagtaactgacgatatttgtATAATTTCTGGCGATATAGGTAAAGAcatgcaaggaaaatgtgagagattgattttagctaacaaagatcttgaagaaatacaaagcacagctaaagttctcaaaggtagttgtaatgcacaagatatctaCACGAATCtggagtctgtagcttgtttcaggtatgcaccactgacctcagctgaggtagaaagaagtttttcacaaatgaagcatattctgtctaacagacggcatagtttaataccagataatttaaaaagaaaatgctagtaattatgtacaaccaggcaactttggtcatttaatgtagtatacctttatattatcatttttaaccatattttggtggtggaaatacatgccttttttggtcaataaatgcctttttcgtgctgtttttgtaattttactatgcctttttgcctgcctatttcagttttttagtgcctaaacatcctggctctacttatgaccttatgacctttacgCAAAATGGCACaacctgctggagtaattcagtgggtcaggcagcatctctggagagcatggattggtgacgttccgggtcaagacccctcttctgaagaacgggcctcgacccgaaatgtcacctatccacgtcctcaagagttgctgcctgatccactgaattactccaacacactGTGTCCTTTTATCTCCAAAATCACCTCTGTTTAAGCTGACCTCAATCCATTATGCTacttgtctgatgaagggtctcaacccgaaatgtcgcccattccttctctccatagatgctgcctcacccgctgagttacttgatgATTTTGTGTCTACATGCTACTTTACAATTCAGTTTCACCAAAATTTAATTCCAACTTGAACTTTGACTAGTTCCCTCGATGAATTTGTGAGATTCACCAAATGTGTCGGTAAGGAAAGGCTCTTTATTTTCTTTAATACACAAATATCAAGAGACACATCGTAAGCATTGTGAAATACTCGACTTGATCAGAAAATGACTAGTGATCACCAACTCAACCAATGAAAGGTACACATGACTTCTCAGTCAATcactgattttaaatgagctaTTCAAGGTGGACGGCTTAAAACCTCAATAAAAGTAGTTTTGCTGAAAATAGGTTTGTTGTCGAATGAACAATCTATTACACTACTCAATAGTTGTTCATTGAAATTTTCCATGAGtgttttgcaaattatttttcacTTAAGCTATATCCTAGCGCACTCAATTTCAAACTAACTTATTGCCAAACAGAAAAGGTACATGACTGATTAAGAATTGTTTGAAAGATATATGACATTCCTCATTAAATAGTTATCTTTGTATAATTACAATCAATATCCCATTTGAAACAGCACTTCAGAAAtatttaagggcggcacggtggcacagcggtagaattgctgccttccagtgcttgcagcgccagaggcctgggttcgatctagACTATAaggtgttgtctgtactgagtttgttcgttctccccgtgaccgcatgggctttctccgagatctttggtttcctcccacactccaaagacgtacatatttgtaggttaattggcttgggtttgtttacttggtatgtgtaaattgtccctagtgtgcgtagacttgtgttaatgtgtggggatcgatgaGCCGAtgagcttgtttccacgctgtatttctaaactgaactaaactaaactattcatagCATCCAATCCCAGCTTAATTTTTTGGGACCTTACAGAGAGCATAATTtctaaattgtattttatttattggtTTTTCATAACCTGAAGGCTAGCAAGGCCAGCATTCTTACCCATCCCCGAATGCCTTTCAGAAAGTGGTAGTAAGCCATCCTCTAAAACTAATTTTTCCCCAAGCTTCATTAATGTCACCATCAGTTTCCCATATGGAAGGACcagaaatatgattttttttttgaggatATATATCTAAGGACCTGTTAGAAAaagctttagttttgtttaaattaaattagagatacagcgcggaaataggccctccggcccaccaagcctgcactgaccagcgatccccgcacattaacactaccctacacacacgaggggcaattttatatttatacatttataccaacccaataaacctacaaaccagtacatctttggagtgtcggaggaaaccgaagatttcggagaaaccctcataggtcatggggagaacgtacaaacgccataaagacagcacccatagtcaggatcgaacccgggtctctggcgctgtaaggcagcaactctacccctgctggGCTATACATTTCTATCATCTGTATTACCTGTTGGTgaaggatattttttttactgttgtgttatttcctttattttaAGGAAAGAAGTCGAGTCAGCTTCAATGGAGTACAAGGACACGGATGAAAATTATAAAGACATTCTTAATTCCAGGTACATGAAAGGAACACACACTTCTCCACACTTCCCAATACGGCCTCTTTCACTGACCATGAAAACAAACAAATTCACATCCTATCAATATGATGAATCAGCGATTCCCTTCTCTAGACACAACGTCACTAGTGGAACCTTGGAAGGATTCTCAACCATCTCCGAAGGAGGGTCTCGGAAGAGGAAAAGCACGCCCACAAAAGTCATCCATACCGTTCAGTCAGAAGAATTGCCGAAAGATGTCGAAGAAGATATCAAAGTGGAATTGCCATCACCGACACCCATGAACCAAATGATAGATTTAAGCAATGTAGGATTTCAGCTGTTCAGAAGTTTTGATCCCCATGACACAATGTGCATGAGGCATGAGCCCATTAAACACAACGTGATGTGGCCCCCCAGCCCTCTGATGATGCATCCGTCTCGACCGTACTTTGCCAATGTCCCTCCAGAGTTCATCCTCCCCTTTGTCATGGCACCATCAAGTCTGCATCTGAGGTATCCCTTTTACCAAAATGCCCCTCTGCGAAACCTTAATACTGGCGCCAGCACTCTGGAGGACAAGCAGACCGCAGTTGAGCGTGTTGACGTCAACATTCAAATCGATGACAGCTATTACGTTGATGTGGGCGGCAGTCAGAAACGTTGGCAGTGCCGCATATGTGAGAAGTCGTATACGTCCAAATACAACCTCGTGACGCATATTTTGGGACACAGTGGCATCAAGCCGCACGCTTGTTCTCAGTGCAGGAAGCCCTTCAAGCAGTTGAGCCACCTCCATACTCACATGCTGACCCATCAGGGCACCAGGCCTCACAAATGTCAcgtttgccacaaagccttcactcAGACCAGCCACCTCAAGCGGCACATGATGCAGCACAGTGACGTGAAGCCGTATAATTGCAGCATTTGTGGCAGGGGATTTGCTTACCCGAGCGAGCTGAAAGCCCATGAGACCAAGCATGCCAATGGCCGGGATAACATTTGTGTCGAATGCGGACTTGACTTCCCCACCCTGGCGCAGTTAAAGAGGCATCTCACATCTCACCGAGGCCCAACACTCTACCGGTGTGACGAATGTGACAAAACATTTCAGTACCCGAGTCAGCTGCAAAATCACACAATGAAGCACAAAGACATCCGTCCATATATCTGCACTGAATGTGGCATGGAATTCATTCAATCTCATCACCTCAAACAGCATTCCCTGACTCACAAGGTAGGCATTTCCTGCAAAACTGAGATTGGAAGACTGGGGTGGTAGGGTGAGATAGTGAACTTTCACCTTCAGCAGAAAAGGCACAAACTGCAAGATGTAGATTTAAAGAAATAGGCAGATTTAAAGAAATCATTTAAGAGGAATTGAGGGAGAAAATGGTGGGATTTGTGCTTGATTGGATGAACAATCTGAAACTGGAAATGTaaaaagatgtgtggggcaaaatGTTTACACAAAGAGCGGTGGGTGCTTGGCAcgagctgccagggatggtgatgcAGGCGAATGTGACAGTGGTAATTAAAAATCTTATAGGTTGGCACATTGATAcactatgcagggaatggaggggaatgGAGTGTTGTAACCCATGAAGCTATGATCAAGAGTTGGAAACTATattgaaaaattaaaactaaattaatctgTATACACAACATTCAttgatactttgttgtcacatgtacttaggtacagtgaaatgctttgttttgcttacaacccggtaaaatcatacagcagacctcacctaggcagtagatgtgttgccatgttttggcatcgacaaagttacaaaagttgacCGAACAGTCCTATGTACTGCCTGCCGCTGCATGTGGCAGCagccccccgcccacacccacATCCCTCCTGTTCTCGGCACCTCCCCCGGCCACAGGGTGCACCTTCGTTCTCAGtgctccccctccaccccaggtgaggatgaagaggaggagagaTTGACACAAATTACCCACTACTTATATTGGTTTTGAAGAATGAGATCTGATCTTGGATTTGGAGAGGGATTGACATGGTGATGTTTTCCCTAATAGGAGGCTCAGAACAAGTGGTGGGCTGCACTGTGGCGCACTGGTGGAGTTGCTACcatacaccgccagagacccgggttcattcctgactatgggtgctgtctgtacttacccatgtaagttctccccgtgaccgagtgggtttttcccgggtgctccggtttcctcccacactccaaagacgtaaaggtttgtaggttaattggcttctgtaaaaattgtactagtgtacggggtgattgctggactgtgcggactcggtgggccgaagtgcctgtttccacgcttatctctaaaatctaaaatctaGTCCAGATGTTAGGGTGTTAATTCTACCGCTGTTACCCCCACAGATTAAGGTCAAGGTTCTGTAGACTAGGGTCTCTGATGTTCTCAAAGCCGAATATGTACCAGGTGTGAATGTTCAAAAAACATCAGTCAAAATTTGAATAGCTTTTCAAATGGAAGTTTTGAGACAATAAAGGGATTATAAAACAGCataaaacaagagaaaaaaagtaAACCCTTGGATCCAACTTCATCTAAATATTATTCTTGTTCGGTCAGTCTTAGaacgaaaaaaaaatcaaaaatctgcagatgctagaaattggaaataaaaaccgaaagccttgggaccagacacttttcgtaattcagaatttctcggctttcagaatggaagatttttagcgtagattttaacggctggctcagtggtagagtgctcggctcgtatccgcaaggtcgcgagtttgcgcctcgatcccgacAGTTACTCATTTTTAAGTTTGTGGAATAAATCAGACATAGAGATGGAATTGAATAAAAAACCTGCAATGTTGGAAAAtcaatatgtcccagacagaacaatgcaattcttacttgcagcagcacaacagaatatgtaaacataatactctgtaaacaatgtaataaatgatCATAAAACCcgggtgtgtgtgttggagtgtgtgtgtgtgtgtgtgtgtgtgtgtgtgtgtgtgggatgtgtacttgcagtgggcctgtgtggtgtgtgaggtgtgtgctcGGGCTGTGGGTGTGTGCCACATGTGTGTtgtagtgtgcatgtgtgtgtgtgtgtgtgtgtgtgtgtctgtgtgtgtccagggtgtgtgtgtgtcagtataACAGTGTGCTGtgggccgtgtgtgtgtgtgtgtgctgtgtatacgggtgtgtggagtgtggctgtgcgtgtgcgtgtgcgtgtgcagtcGTGTTCCGTGTGTGCGTGTCCGTGcccctgtgaatgtgtgtgtgtgtgttgtccctctgcaactgcaaacaaccccacagtgtgtgtgtacagggtggtgtggagtgtgtgtgtgtgtgtccctacggggacagcggagtgtgtggaacgtgtgtgtgtgtgtgtgtgtgtgtggtgtgtgtgtggtctctgtgtgtgtgtgtgggcctgggggtcggtgtgtggtgactgtgtgtgtgtgtgtgtgtgcccccgtgtgtgtctgtgtatatatataaacaaacagacaataataatgcaaaagaCAAAACTAATGTCCCCaattctatgtagttcagagcttatttggaggttgtagtgtttactagcctgatggctgtaggctgcggggggacagtttctttccagctgttattaggcaactgaatcatcctaccataaccagagaacagtgctgaaccattatctacctctttggtgaccctcggactatccttgatcggactagctggctttaccttgcactaaacgttattcccttatcgcatacactgtagatggctcaattgtaatcatgtgttagaaacatagaaacatagaaaaataggtgcaggagtaggccatttggtccttcgagccaggatcaccattcaatatgatgcctCAAAAGGTCAGCCAaattcatcaaggacccacaccatcctggccacacacttatcacaccattgccatcaggaagaaggtacaggagcctgaaggctgtaacgtccaggttcagaaacagcgtctttaccacagccatcaggctattaaacacaacaaataagctatgagctctgaactgcaaaagataatattattatttgttatttgcactatttttgttatttattgaactttttcttttttttccccattatatacgatgtttacatattcacatattctgttgtgctgcagcaagtaagaatttaattgtcccatccgggacatacaacaataaaatactcttgaatcttgacttgacttggtcatggctgatcatctaaaatcagtaccccgttcctgctttctccctatatctcttgattccgtcaTCCAtaagagctatacctaactccctcttgaaaacatccagtgaattggcctccagtgttttctgtggcagagaattccacagattcacaactctctgggtgaaagcggtttttcctcatctcagtcctaaatgacctaccccttattcttaaactgttacctctggttctcgactcccccaacatcgggaacatttttccttcatctagcctgtccaaccctttaagaattttatatgtaatgcctgcaacaaaaacttttcactgtgcctcggtacaaatgacaataaactaaactgaaccaaagaagatgttcctgaacctggatttaATATTGACGAATTATGAACCAGAAGCAGGGAAATGGATCTAGCCCGTGAAACCAATTGGCAACATTAAcctattgggctgaagggcctgtttccacaccaattAGCTCTTTGACATTGCCTCAAAAAAGCTTGATTCTAAAATCTTTGTCCCATTTAATCATTATAAgattatgtgataggagtagaattaggccattcggcccatcaagtcttctccatcattcaatcatggctgatctatctctccctcctaacctaattttcctgccttctccccataacctctgacatctgtactaatcgagaatttatctatctctgccttaaatatatccactgactttgcctccacagccttctgtggcaaagaattccacagattcaccaccctctgactaaagaggcaTCCAAATCTTGATTCTCTTACATGTAGAGAGCCAGTTCAATGGATACAAATCATTTCAATATCTTTAATTGTAACCATCTTATAAGCAATTACTTGGTTTGAATGGGTCTTCTTCAGGCAGCCTTCCCTGGCTGATAATCTGCCCCGTTAATAATTTCCTCCCCAGTTCAGAAGGCAAAGCAGTGCATTTTAAAGACATTGCGAAGGATTGTTTTTCGTTCAACTCACAGCTAAACATACTTGAACACAACAGGAAGGGACCGCCGCCTCGTGTCATTAACCCCTCGAGATTGGTTACAGCTTTCAGGTTCAGAGCTACCAGCAGCGGACAAAAGAAAAGTTAAGGAAGTTGATTGAAAGAGGACAGGATATAGGCAAGGCTGCGAGCTTGGTAGATAGAAAGAACGCGGCTCTCCTGATATGTACGCAGCAGGAAGAGGAAAGCAGCTGGTGTTCAGATGTCTTAAAGTTGTTTTGCATTTTACTGTTCATTATAGGTTATTAGGAGGCTCGTTTCCCCATCATTTTGTGCAATTCTGGTGTGATTCTGaataaaataattcaattaaGTTGCAATTATAACTATTCTTGTTTTAAATAGTAGGCAGACTGaaggtcttaagaagggtctcaacctaaaacaccacctatccatgttctccagacctgctgcttgacatgctgagttactctagcatgttgtgtccttTTAGGCACACTGAAATTCTGTCCAAAAGTTGCTGAAACACATTTGCTTGAAACAAC
This portion of the Leucoraja erinacea ecotype New England chromosome 3, Leri_hhj_1, whole genome shotgun sequence genome encodes:
- the znf366 gene encoding zinc finger protein 366, whose protein sequence is MEYKDTDENYKDILNSRYMKGTHTSPHFPIRPLSLTMKTNKFTSYQYDESAIPFSRHNVTSGTLEGFSTISEGGSRKRKSTPTKVIHTVQSEELPKDVEEDIKVELPSPTPMNQMIDLSNVGFQLFRSFDPHDTMCMRHEPIKHNVMWPPSPLMMHPSRPYFANVPPEFILPFVMAPSSLHLRYPFYQNAPLRNLNTGASTLEDKQTAVERVDVNIQIDDSYYVDVGGSQKRWQCRICEKSYTSKYNLVTHILGHSGIKPHACSQCRKPFKQLSHLHTHMLTHQGTRPHKCHVCHKAFTQTSHLKRHMMQHSDVKPYNCSICGRGFAYPSELKAHETKHANGRDNICVECGLDFPTLAQLKRHLTSHRGPTLYRCDECDKTFQYPSQLQNHTMKHKDIRPYICTECGMEFIQSHHLKQHSLTHKGVKEHKCGICGREFTLLANMKRHVLIHTNIRAYQCHLCFKSFVQKQTLKAHMIVHSDIKPFKCKVCGKEFNRMHNLMGHMYLHSDSKPFKCLYCPSKFTLKGNLTRHMKVKHGIMDGGPDSQSFRRRGGIGFAPNNLSNYVQDEPFDLSQKSRIKSVSQSDGESAKGSSCPEEDEDNYYTIGQYSPDEYCREVKIYMPEDLSQKTGRLIPDFGDSDNEVLTKGRVIDVEDEDLMVHDNFMQSGIESNKHNTAAMNYLFDIGGNYADFCLDGRCSPM